One part of the Andrena cerasifolii isolate SP2316 chromosome 4, iyAndCera1_principal, whole genome shotgun sequence genome encodes these proteins:
- the L(3)l1231 gene encoding zf-C3Hc3H domain-containing lethal (3) L1231: protein MKVPISENSNMDNKLKFSDRLKALLKTEARQDVDPYIFSEPEPFTTAAGRNVAVVSSKNPKVMQSCKNIKSKRKCIKQRIRITSVPDAEYKAVQDRAIELDVDGSVGGGGGGSGDSENIDYKIAKVIQQKRHRIDKLHRLKCRRQSRDHTLLYYPRAGDEISDSDSSGDEVTVYQRYWFSGEASTALNRSARLSQLRSQLRRRLIQLHKGGTDSEALLRDRARCLLEAAYKDPTSTARALIDSPSTSKVVDGPLLVGGLCGAEGCQQTSLPCTRHCSRHIMLNGDQLLFEHCTAKFSDNTQCCIPVFDVAHELPLCPEHARKRDNYHRKAQESKPKKARKKPTSPTIPRPKPKSRPKKRKRPPANKLETKSPTLVHEESQYLSQINSSENQTKTLNNLNTVAQGSSHSSNLNLGLGLGLGGGLKVDLGDHEVFPSLDSAEHDFGNVLNNLPPDAFNDIFIESRNGEYEPSREEEEELERALEAVDKDVRNLERMGQTHGLLEPALLAQLMSDIAS, encoded by the exons ATGAAGGTCCCCATATCCGAAAACTCAAACATGGACAATAAATTGAAGTTTTCGGATCGCTTGAAGGCTTTACTGAAAACCGAGGCTCGCCAAGATGTGGACCCGTACATTTTCAGCGAACCGGAGCCATTCACTACAGCAGCGGGGAGAAATGTTGCAGTAGTCTCATCTAAAAATCCTAAAGTAATGCAAAgttgtaaaaatattaaatctaaAAGGAAATGTATTAAGCAAAGAATAAGGATAACGTCCGTACCAGATGCAGAATACAAAGCTGTACAAGATCGTGCTATAGAATTAGACGTTGATGGTAGTGtcggtggtggtggcggcggtAGTGGTGACAGTGAAAACATAGATTATAAAATAGCGAAAGTAATTCAACAGAAGCGGCATCGTATCGACAAGTTACACAGATTAAAATGTAGAAGGCAAAGTCGGGACCATACCCTATTGTATTATCCTAGAGCTGGAGATGAGATATCGGATAGCGATTCCAGCGGGGACGAAGTGACGGTATACCAGCGTTATTGGTTCTCTGGAGAAGCCAGTACGGCGCTAAATCGTTCTGCTCGCCTCTCCCAATTGCGCTCCCAGTTAAGGCGACGATTAATTCAATTGCATAAAGGTGGGACAGACTCGGAGGCCTTGTTACGCGATAGAGCTAGATGTCTGCTGGAAGCTGCTTACAAAGATCCTACATCTACCGCTAGAGCTTTGATCGATTCCCCGAGCACGAGTAAAGTAGTAGACGGGCCACTGTTAGTTGGCGGACTCTGCGGCGCCGAAGGATGTCAGCAGACATCTTTGCCCTGCACGCGTCATTGCTCCCGTCACATTATGTTGAACGGAGATCAACTTTTATTTGAACATTGCACTGCCAAGTTTAGTGATAATACACAATGTTGTATTCCCGTGTTCGATGTTGCGCACGAGTTACCTCTTTGTCCGGAGCACGCGAGGAAAAGGGATAACTACCATCGTAAAGCCCAAGAGTCTAAACCAAAGAAAGCTCGTAAGAAGCCGACATCCCCAACAATTCCCAGGCCTAAACCAAAATCCAGGCCAAAGAAACGAAAACGGCCTCCCGCGAATAAGCTCGAGACTAAGAGTCCTACCTTAGTGCACGAAGAGAGCCAATACCTGAGTCAAATAAACTCTAGTGAAAATCAGACAAAAACATTGAATAATTTGAATACCGTAGCGCAAGGAAGTTCGCATTCTTCTAATTTAAATTTAGGATTAGGGCTCGGTCTCGGAGGAGGGCTTAAGGTAGACCTGGGAGATCACGAAGTGTTTCCTTCTTTGGATTCTGCGGAGCATGATTTTGGCAATGTGCTCAACAACTTACCCCCTGACGCTTTTAATGACATATTCATTG aaagcaGAAATGGAGAATATGAACCGTcaagggaagaagaggaggaattgGAGCGAGCATTGGAGGCAGTAGATAAAGATGTACGGAATTTAGAGAGAATGGGGCAAACGCATGGACTTTTAGAGCCAGCCTTGTTGGCTCAACTTATGTCAGATATTGCTTCGTAG
- the LOC143368324 gene encoding uncharacterized protein LOC143368324 isoform X3, whose product MDGKHFGWDEISDGLILGVSIPKAEDEPIKRHQRIHDTANGSDVYSPHAYLILNFRETLSQREQLRFRRFYLRQISPNEPNIIILQDIKDLVLFLLASPVSPQFINFFHLPIVDRFLRAVIIYFEYYMAIWEDLMAERAATMKKAPNPLARGYRSRYAKEMQNLRCILGREYADLIVGCQDTIQYHHMTSGNKGMTSLTQSQGEKDLRMFEVLICMSHRIAWIALERKYFGLIEIELHRLFRTDAYNMAKRQSTSQVVQDMLTDDIEVLQGREVQEKRKLLRNSPIIEELIYSNTDYRLLSLGIGDDCNDERIVFLQNALLAREDELQRLGIKIGILGQNKADFDLLLMPQEEEQTDEIQISDRRKFDAKKSAKDTSSKHTVLSITEHLPT is encoded by the exons ATGGACGGCAAACATTTCGGATGGGACGAAATTAGCGATGGACTGATACTAGGAGTAAG CATACCGAAAGCAGAGGATGAGCCAATTAAAAGACACCAACGGATACATGATACTGCTAACGGCTCAGACGTCTATTCTCCGCATGCATACTTAATTTTAAACTTTCGTGAAACATTAAGCCAACGTGAACAG CTGAGATTCAGAAGGTTTTATCTAAGACAGATATCCCCAAATGAaccgaatattattattttacaagacATAAAGGATCTTGTACTGTTCTTATTAGCAAGTCCTGTCAGCCCgcaattcataaatttctttcatttGCCAATCGTCGATCGTTTCTTAAGAGCTGTAATAATCTATTTTGAATATTATATGGCGATATGGGAGGATTTAATGGCGGAGCGCGCAGCTACTATGAAAAAAGCCCCCAATCCTTTAGCCAGAGGCTATAGATCTAGATACGCGAAGGAAATGCAAAATCTTCGGTGTATCTTGGGTAGAGAATATGCTGATTTAATAGTAGGTTGCCAAGATACCATTCAATATCACCATATGACCAGTGGCAATAAAGGAATGACTTCCTTAACTCAATCGCAAGGAGAGAAAGATTTAAGAATGTTTGAAGTATTAATCTGTATGTCGCATCGTATTGCCTGGATAGCTTTAGAACGTAAATACTTTGGTTTGATCG AAATAGAATTACACAGATTATTTAGAACCGACGCGTACAACATGGCAAAAAGGCAAAGTACAAGTCAAGTTGTTCAGGATATGTTAACAGATGATATTGAGGTATTGCAGGGTCGAGAAGTGCaggaaaagagaaaattatTAAGAAATTCCCCTATAATAGAAGAATTAATATATTCGAATACAGATTATCGTCTCCTATCTTTAg GCATAGGAGATGATTGCAATGATGAACGAATTGTTTTTCTACAAAACGCTCTTCTTGCGCGGGAAGATGAGTTACAACGATTGGGCATCAAAATAGGAATTCTAGGACAAAATAAAGCTGATTTTGATCTACTGTTGATGCCACAGGAAGAAGAGCAGACCGACGAAATTCAGATATCCGACAGAAGAAAGTTTGATGCGAAGAAGAGTGCGAAAGATACTTCGTCGAAACATACGGTG CTATCTATCACTGAACATTTGCCTACATGA
- the LOC143368324 gene encoding uncharacterized protein LOC143368324 isoform X1, with amino-acid sequence MDGKHFGWDEISDGLILGVSIPKAEDEPIKRHQRIHDTANGSDVYSPHAYLILNFRETLSQREQLRFRRFYLRQISPNEPNIIILQDIKDLVLFLLASPVSPQFINFFHLPIVDRFLRAVIIYFEYYMAIWEDLMAERAATMKKAPNPLARGYRSRYAKEMQNLRCILGREYADLIVGCQDTIQYHHMTSGNKGMTSLTQSQGEKDLRMFEVLICMSHRIAWIALERKYFGLIEIELHRLFRTDAYNMAKRQSTSQVVQDMLTDDIEVLQGREVQEKRKLLRNSPIIEELIYSNTDYRLLSLGIGDDCNDERIVFLQNALLAREDELQRLGIKIGILGQNKADFDLLLMPQEEEQTDEIQISDRRKFDAKKSAKDTSSKHTVHKIIKTPRLPLFQTGTTLVQHFPITIKDIALKGYQTVREEARKKWLIREIKRRRNKGADTFSIGTLYE; translated from the exons ATGGACGGCAAACATTTCGGATGGGACGAAATTAGCGATGGACTGATACTAGGAGTAAG CATACCGAAAGCAGAGGATGAGCCAATTAAAAGACACCAACGGATACATGATACTGCTAACGGCTCAGACGTCTATTCTCCGCATGCATACTTAATTTTAAACTTTCGTGAAACATTAAGCCAACGTGAACAG CTGAGATTCAGAAGGTTTTATCTAAGACAGATATCCCCAAATGAaccgaatattattattttacaagacATAAAGGATCTTGTACTGTTCTTATTAGCAAGTCCTGTCAGCCCgcaattcataaatttctttcatttGCCAATCGTCGATCGTTTCTTAAGAGCTGTAATAATCTATTTTGAATATTATATGGCGATATGGGAGGATTTAATGGCGGAGCGCGCAGCTACTATGAAAAAAGCCCCCAATCCTTTAGCCAGAGGCTATAGATCTAGATACGCGAAGGAAATGCAAAATCTTCGGTGTATCTTGGGTAGAGAATATGCTGATTTAATAGTAGGTTGCCAAGATACCATTCAATATCACCATATGACCAGTGGCAATAAAGGAATGACTTCCTTAACTCAATCGCAAGGAGAGAAAGATTTAAGAATGTTTGAAGTATTAATCTGTATGTCGCATCGTATTGCCTGGATAGCTTTAGAACGTAAATACTTTGGTTTGATCG AAATAGAATTACACAGATTATTTAGAACCGACGCGTACAACATGGCAAAAAGGCAAAGTACAAGTCAAGTTGTTCAGGATATGTTAACAGATGATATTGAGGTATTGCAGGGTCGAGAAGTGCaggaaaagagaaaattatTAAGAAATTCCCCTATAATAGAAGAATTAATATATTCGAATACAGATTATCGTCTCCTATCTTTAg GCATAGGAGATGATTGCAATGATGAACGAATTGTTTTTCTACAAAACGCTCTTCTTGCGCGGGAAGATGAGTTACAACGATTGGGCATCAAAATAGGAATTCTAGGACAAAATAAAGCTGATTTTGATCTACTGTTGATGCCACAGGAAGAAGAGCAGACCGACGAAATTCAGATATCCGACAGAAGAAAGTTTGATGCGAAGAAGAGTGCGAAAGATACTTCGTCGAAACATACGGTG cataaaattataaaaactccGCGACTTCCGCTATTCCAAACTGGAACTACTTTGGTACAACATTTTCCGATTACTATAAAGGATATCGCACTTAAAGGCTATCAGACAGTCCGCGAGGAAGCAAGAAAGAAATGGCTTATCAGAGAAATTAAACGTCGAAGAAATAAAGGTGCTGATACATTTTCAATTGGGACGCTGTATGAATAA
- the LOC143368324 gene encoding uncharacterized protein LOC143368324 isoform X2, with amino-acid sequence MDGKHFGWDEISDGLILGVSIPKAEDEPIKRHQRIHDTANGSDVYSPHAYLILNFRETLSQREQLRFRRFYLRQISPNEPNIIILQDIKDLVLFLLASPVSPQFINFFHLPIVDRFLRAVIIYFEYYMAIWEDLMAERAATMKKAPNPLARGYRSRYAKEMQNLRCILGREYADLIVGCQDTIQYHHMTSGNKGMTSLTQSQGEKDLRMFEVLICMSHRIAWIALERKYFGLIGKLGREVQEKRKLLRNSPIIEELIYSNTDYRLLSLGIGDDCNDERIVFLQNALLAREDELQRLGIKIGILGQNKADFDLLLMPQEEEQTDEIQISDRRKFDAKKSAKDTSSKHTVHKIIKTPRLPLFQTGTTLVQHFPITIKDIALKGYQTVREEARKKWLIREIKRRRNKGADTFSIGTLYE; translated from the exons ATGGACGGCAAACATTTCGGATGGGACGAAATTAGCGATGGACTGATACTAGGAGTAAG CATACCGAAAGCAGAGGATGAGCCAATTAAAAGACACCAACGGATACATGATACTGCTAACGGCTCAGACGTCTATTCTCCGCATGCATACTTAATTTTAAACTTTCGTGAAACATTAAGCCAACGTGAACAG CTGAGATTCAGAAGGTTTTATCTAAGACAGATATCCCCAAATGAaccgaatattattattttacaagacATAAAGGATCTTGTACTGTTCTTATTAGCAAGTCCTGTCAGCCCgcaattcataaatttctttcatttGCCAATCGTCGATCGTTTCTTAAGAGCTGTAATAATCTATTTTGAATATTATATGGCGATATGGGAGGATTTAATGGCGGAGCGCGCAGCTACTATGAAAAAAGCCCCCAATCCTTTAGCCAGAGGCTATAGATCTAGATACGCGAAGGAAATGCAAAATCTTCGGTGTATCTTGGGTAGAGAATATGCTGATTTAATAGTAGGTTGCCAAGATACCATTCAATATCACCATATGACCAGTGGCAATAAAGGAATGACTTCCTTAACTCAATCGCAAGGAGAGAAAGATTTAAGAATGTTTGAAGTATTAATCTGTATGTCGCATCGTATTGCCTGGATAGCTTTAGAACGTAAATACTTTGGTTTGATCGGTAAGTTA GGTCGAGAAGTGCaggaaaagagaaaattatTAAGAAATTCCCCTATAATAGAAGAATTAATATATTCGAATACAGATTATCGTCTCCTATCTTTAg GCATAGGAGATGATTGCAATGATGAACGAATTGTTTTTCTACAAAACGCTCTTCTTGCGCGGGAAGATGAGTTACAACGATTGGGCATCAAAATAGGAATTCTAGGACAAAATAAAGCTGATTTTGATCTACTGTTGATGCCACAGGAAGAAGAGCAGACCGACGAAATTCAGATATCCGACAGAAGAAAGTTTGATGCGAAGAAGAGTGCGAAAGATACTTCGTCGAAACATACGGTG cataaaattataaaaactccGCGACTTCCGCTATTCCAAACTGGAACTACTTTGGTACAACATTTTCCGATTACTATAAAGGATATCGCACTTAAAGGCTATCAGACAGTCCGCGAGGAAGCAAGAAAGAAATGGCTTATCAGAGAAATTAAACGTCGAAGAAATAAAGGTGCTGATACATTTTCAATTGGGACGCTGTATGAATAA